A section of the Pseudomonas prosekii genome encodes:
- a CDS encoding diguanylate cyclase, producing the protein MKTWLPHSFNRPKLLIVDDQPTNIRVLHELFREDCDVFMATSGEQAISVCQAQLPDLILLDVVMEGMDGHEVCRRLKVDPMTQDIPIIFITAQQQDSDEVLGLELGAVDFISKPINTTIVRARVRTHLTLKLQSDLLRSMALIDGLTGVANRRKFNEDILADWRLCFREQKPLSLILVDVDYFKRYNDRYGHQAGDDCLKSVAQTLSATVRRPYDLVARYGGEEFACVLPNTVLSGAVEIAERMQERVRTLGIEHSASDVDHVLTISLGVATLTPTDELGFEALIEAADKQLYEAKNAGRARVCSSAMSSS; encoded by the coding sequence ATGAAAACCTGGTTACCGCATTCCTTTAACCGTCCAAAACTCCTTATTGTCGACGACCAACCGACTAATATCCGGGTACTTCATGAGCTATTTCGTGAGGACTGTGATGTGTTCATGGCCACCAGCGGTGAGCAGGCAATCAGCGTATGCCAGGCCCAACTGCCCGATTTGATTCTGCTGGACGTGGTCATGGAGGGTATGGACGGGCATGAAGTATGCCGTCGACTCAAGGTTGACCCTATGACCCAAGACATCCCCATCATCTTCATTACCGCACAGCAGCAGGACTCAGATGAGGTGCTAGGATTGGAGCTTGGCGCGGTGGACTTCATCAGCAAACCCATCAATACCACCATTGTCAGAGCACGTGTGCGAACACATCTCACCCTGAAACTACAGAGCGATCTGCTGCGTTCAATGGCATTGATAGATGGTCTTACCGGGGTAGCCAATCGACGCAAATTTAATGAGGACATATTGGCAGATTGGCGTCTGTGCTTTCGAGAACAAAAGCCGCTGTCGCTCATTTTGGTGGATGTCGACTATTTCAAACGCTACAACGACCGATACGGACACCAGGCTGGAGATGACTGCTTGAAGTCCGTTGCCCAAACATTATCTGCAACGGTTAGACGGCCCTACGACCTAGTCGCTCGGTATGGTGGCGAAGAGTTCGCCTGCGTTCTGCCCAATACAGTTCTTTCTGGTGCGGTGGAGATTGCAGAAAGAATGCAAGAACGTGTTCGGACATTGGGTATCGAACATTCTGCTTCTGATGTCGATCATGTGCTGACAATCTCTCTAGGTGTCGCAACATTGACGCCCACTGACGAACTGGGATTCGAGGCTTTGATAGAAGCTGCGGACAAGCAACTTTATGAAGCGAAGAACGCGGGCAGGGCGCGGGTATGTTCATCTGCAATGTCGTCCAGTTAA
- a CDS encoding response regulator, translated as MRVMILDDDPWISDLLKQLVLSIRPVAQVDCFTDVASALDAWQPSTYQLVMADWNLPDAPGVNLLQKIREKDQDTPLVMITGRADRDSVLAVKSLRISAFFTKPFQVSRVVQCLDTLLPLDEPPGATTVNAEDLISYLSGLSAAELDLPLLASIKDMLQLGYGGAVMDLRELVIDWQYDPALCAHLIAAANGAAYLGFGQPCTNLNGALARLGGLTSVNLAISQALRQTATQPDGMLKTFIQAHLDEAERLAERVVLLAQQCGLDPAPLQSAALLHRIGELCVLYQTQKWENQGNCVTEDTLTHAARDFSAPFAIRLKAQWGLPMVLRELIGAIYALPRMQVRREQVVMRLAAAINNGEPQADIDRLQRLAGLP; from the coding sequence ATGCGAGTGATGATTCTGGATGATGACCCCTGGATATCCGATCTTTTGAAACAGCTCGTGCTGAGCATCCGTCCGGTTGCCCAGGTCGATTGCTTCACCGACGTCGCTAGTGCTTTAGACGCTTGGCAGCCAAGCACCTATCAGTTGGTGATGGCCGACTGGAATCTACCGGATGCCCCCGGCGTCAACCTGTTGCAGAAAATTCGCGAAAAAGATCAAGACACGCCGCTGGTCATGATCACCGGGCGCGCTGATCGAGACAGTGTGTTGGCGGTCAAATCACTGAGAATCAGCGCATTTTTCACCAAGCCATTCCAGGTTTCTCGCGTCGTGCAATGCCTGGATACGCTCCTTCCGCTTGATGAGCCCCCCGGAGCTACCACTGTCAACGCTGAAGACCTGATCAGCTATCTCAGTGGTTTGTCTGCTGCAGAGTTGGACTTGCCTTTACTGGCGTCGATAAAAGACATGCTTCAGCTCGGCTATGGCGGGGCGGTGATGGATTTGCGGGAACTCGTTATTGATTGGCAGTATGACCCGGCGCTATGTGCGCACTTGATTGCCGCCGCCAACGGTGCCGCGTATCTCGGGTTCGGACAGCCATGCACAAATTTGAACGGTGCCTTGGCGCGGCTAGGTGGGCTTACCAGCGTAAATCTGGCGATCAGCCAGGCCTTGCGACAGACCGCCACTCAACCTGATGGCATGCTTAAGACTTTCATCCAGGCTCATCTGGATGAAGCCGAGCGTTTAGCTGAAAGGGTTGTGCTGTTAGCTCAACAATGTGGTCTGGATCCCGCTCCGCTGCAAAGTGCCGCCCTGTTGCACCGCATTGGCGAACTCTGTGTGCTGTACCAAACGCAGAAATGGGAGAACCAGGGCAATTGCGTGACCGAAGACACCCTTACCCACGCTGCCCGTGATTTTTCAGCGCCTTTCGCCATTCGCTTGAAAGCGCAGTGGGGGCTGCCTATGGTTCTACGCGAGTTGATAGGCGCAATTTATGCGTTGCCCCGCATGCAAGTTCGCCGCGAACAAGTGGTTATGCGCCTTGCTGCCGCCATCAACAACGGCGAACCCCAAGCAGACATAGACAGGCTTCAACGATTAGCCGGCCTGCCCTGA
- a CDS encoding VOC family protein, whose product MSLSPFHLAIPVYDLAAARTFYGEVFGLEEGRSSTQWVDFDFYGHQLVIHEHPKTASQESVHSNPVDGHDVPVPHFGIILGWEQWEALAERLKSFGTEFVIEPYIRFKGQVGEQATMFLFDPCGNALEFKAFKDMSQLFAK is encoded by the coding sequence ATGAGCCTCTCGCCATTCCACCTCGCAATCCCTGTTTATGACCTGGCTGCAGCTCGCACCTTTTACGGTGAGGTTTTTGGTCTTGAAGAAGGGCGCTCCAGCACGCAGTGGGTAGATTTCGATTTTTATGGTCACCAACTGGTGATTCACGAACATCCAAAAACCGCTTCGCAGGAAAGCGTGCATAGCAACCCGGTTGACGGACACGATGTTCCAGTTCCGCACTTCGGCATCATTTTAGGTTGGGAACAGTGGGAGGCACTGGCCGAACGTCTGAAGTCGTTTGGTACCGAATTCGTGATCGAACCGTACATTCGTTTCAAAGGCCAAGTGGGCGAGCAAGCCACCATGTTTTTGTTTGATCCGTGCGGCAACGCTCTTGAGTTCAAGGCTTTCAAGGATATGAGCCAGCTCTTCGCCAAGTAA
- a CDS encoding PAS domain-containing hybrid sensor histidine kinase/response regulator has protein sequence MRVRKHKFFAWNWGVAITLAVGLGASILGGLTLGRMNDQQVQEAITAATEDAAELVLMRLNLYQYGLRGARGAVLTAGEYDISREVFRRYHRTRDLAFEFPGASAFGFIRRVPERDENEFLKHARADGAADFSIHQFSAHAGERYVIQYVQPAEGNQAAIGLDIASETSRREAAQSSIQSGAARITGPITLIQAIGKPQQSFLVLMPIFRGGVTPVTAAEREAAAFGWSYVVLQTEEVLKGLRIENETVHLRLRDITVPGQEKLFYESTDDSARGETLRTHQLEREVYGRRWQIELDANSLFIQRLHQVSPKVVLFFGGLLTLLLATLVSVGSVSRQRRRQIFVEQARLASIVESSGDGIIGKTLDGVVTNWNKGAERLFGFAAEEAVGQTLANLIVPAELVTEEAHILARIRAGERIGSFDTQRHHKDRRLIDVSVSISPIYGEGGRVIGASKTLRDISAKKVAEARILELNSNLEEQVAQRTSELRHLNLLLDTVLRSATEVSIIATDLDGVIRVFNKGAEHLLGYGADELVGKDTPALFHVPEEVAARGVELSEEYAQTIDGFRVLTHKPELEGAETREWTYTRKDGSRFPVTLVVTSMRDADGVLSGYLGIAVDITERKAAEKELAASLRTTLEQRSELMAVHDQLLMAAEVAELGVWSWTLADNNLQWNDRMFEFYGQPLTLRNNGLSYMHWYSRVHPEDVVAAAAKLNAAVEGTDVYDTIFRVVHPDGQIRFIHAGAQIERSPNGAALRVTGINRDITVQRELESHLLYAKEQADAGSAAKSAFLANMSHEIRTPMNAVLGMLQLVQNTELNGRQLDYVTKAQTAAKSLLGLLNDILDYSKIEAGKLQLDVHPFELEPLMRDLAVVLTGNQGEKEVEVMFDLDSNLPNDLIGDSLRLQQVLINLAGNALKFTLEGQVVVSVEQLKRTENAVSLRIAVSDTGIGISPEQLQRIFEGFTQAEASTSRRFGGTGLGLVICKRLVTLMGGELQVESQQGVGSRFWFDITLDVAPTSLLKSAFAGVDVSLRILVVDDNAMAGELLLRTVHALGWKADRVSGGTQAVEWVKKAQALGEAYDVVLMDWRMSDMDGLSAAQLIHQQGNGAPPPMIIMITAYGREVLADAHQAGDAPFVGFLTKPVTPKQLADAVQRALNGKDQLHSPLSLSTVDRPQRLAGLRLLVVEDNMLNRQVADELLTREGAQVTLAEGGLEGVSKVMNEHVPFDVVLMDIQMPDIDGLEATRRIRSNPRFAALPIVAMTANASNIDRDACLVAGMNDHVGKPIDLEQLVATLLSQSSRKDSQASLTLGQVNTGEGVIESRTSTIERFGGDLDLIRKVLCTFGPEMEKQLVRLRDQIQRQDVSGAAFVLHTIKGSSGTMGAKAVSLLAGNLEQTLIHGNAESVASIFLDPTWFDELSRLLQQSLEQMDVDFAQGPRAKSSADEDSVAPVQWRESLEQILLLLETGNLRAIELADALASKMPPSLRPQFDELVVRVQSLDFSAAMPIGRDLLRSA, from the coding sequence TTGCGGGTGAGAAAGCACAAGTTTTTTGCATGGAACTGGGGAGTAGCGATCACTCTGGCCGTGGGGTTAGGGGCAAGTATTCTGGGTGGCTTGACCCTTGGGCGCATGAACGATCAGCAGGTTCAAGAAGCGATTACAGCGGCGACAGAAGACGCCGCAGAGTTGGTTTTAATGCGTCTCAATCTTTACCAATACGGTTTGCGAGGCGCTCGAGGAGCGGTGCTGACAGCAGGCGAATATGACATTAGCCGTGAAGTGTTTCGCCGATATCACAGAACCCGTGACCTCGCTTTCGAGTTCCCCGGTGCCAGTGCTTTTGGTTTTATCAGGCGTGTACCAGAACGTGATGAAAACGAGTTTCTCAAGCACGCTCGAGCTGACGGCGCAGCGGATTTCTCCATTCATCAATTCTCCGCGCATGCAGGCGAGCGCTACGTTATTCAGTATGTCCAGCCGGCTGAAGGTAACCAGGCTGCGATTGGCTTGGATATAGCGTCAGAAACATCGCGGCGAGAGGCGGCACAATCCTCGATACAAAGCGGTGCGGCACGGATCACTGGGCCCATCACGCTAATACAGGCCATAGGAAAACCACAGCAGTCTTTCCTGGTGTTGATGCCCATCTTTCGCGGCGGAGTCACTCCGGTGACCGCTGCTGAACGAGAGGCAGCTGCTTTTGGCTGGAGCTATGTTGTGTTGCAGACCGAAGAGGTACTCAAAGGCCTGCGCATCGAAAATGAGACGGTACATTTGCGATTAAGGGATATCACCGTCCCCGGACAAGAGAAGCTGTTTTATGAAAGCACCGATGACTCGGCTCGCGGTGAAACGTTGAGGACCCATCAGCTGGAGCGCGAGGTTTACGGACGGCGGTGGCAAATCGAACTCGACGCAAATTCGCTGTTTATCCAGCGCCTACATCAGGTTTCACCAAAAGTTGTGCTGTTTTTCGGTGGTCTTCTCACGCTTCTTCTGGCGACCTTGGTGAGTGTCGGGAGTGTCAGCCGTCAACGTCGGCGTCAGATATTTGTCGAGCAGGCGAGGCTGGCTTCCATCGTTGAAAGCTCGGGCGATGGCATTATTGGAAAAACCCTCGATGGCGTCGTCACCAACTGGAACAAAGGAGCCGAGCGCCTTTTTGGGTTCGCCGCCGAGGAGGCGGTGGGACAGACACTCGCCAATTTGATTGTTCCGGCAGAGCTTGTCACAGAGGAAGCTCATATCCTTGCGCGTATCAGGGCGGGTGAGCGTATCGGCAGCTTTGATACACAGCGCCATCACAAAGACAGGCGACTGATTGATGTCTCCGTCAGCATCTCACCCATTTATGGCGAGGGTGGTCGCGTCATTGGGGCGTCTAAGACGTTAAGGGATATTTCGGCGAAAAAAGTGGCAGAGGCCCGAATTCTTGAACTCAACTCCAACCTAGAAGAGCAGGTTGCGCAACGAACATCCGAGTTGCGGCATCTCAATCTGCTGTTGGACACGGTGCTACGCTCGGCTACTGAGGTTTCGATCATTGCGACGGATCTCGATGGTGTTATCCGTGTGTTCAACAAAGGCGCCGAGCATTTGTTGGGTTATGGCGCCGATGAGTTAGTGGGCAAAGACACCCCGGCGCTCTTCCATGTCCCAGAGGAAGTTGCTGCACGTGGCGTTGAGCTGAGCGAGGAGTACGCTCAGACTATCGACGGTTTCCGTGTGCTTACCCATAAACCTGAGCTTGAAGGCGCAGAAACCCGAGAGTGGACTTACACACGCAAGGATGGCTCGCGGTTTCCTGTCACGTTAGTGGTTACCTCCATGCGCGATGCCGATGGGGTATTGAGTGGCTATCTGGGTATTGCGGTAGACATCACTGAACGTAAAGCGGCAGAAAAGGAACTGGCTGCGAGCCTGAGGACGACACTGGAACAACGTAGCGAACTGATGGCGGTGCACGATCAACTGCTGATGGCTGCTGAAGTAGCCGAATTGGGCGTCTGGTCTTGGACGTTGGCGGACAATAACTTGCAGTGGAATGACCGTATGTTCGAGTTCTACGGGCAGCCACTGACGTTGCGCAATAACGGTCTGAGCTATATGCACTGGTACTCGCGTGTTCACCCCGAGGATGTCGTGGCAGCGGCGGCAAAGCTGAATGCCGCCGTCGAGGGGACTGATGTGTATGACACAATTTTTCGTGTCGTTCACCCGGACGGTCAGATCCGCTTTATACATGCCGGCGCGCAGATTGAACGCAGTCCGAACGGTGCGGCATTGCGTGTGACCGGGATCAATCGGGACATCACTGTCCAGCGCGAGCTAGAGTCGCATCTGCTGTACGCCAAGGAACAGGCCGATGCGGGGAGTGCGGCCAAGTCTGCCTTCCTGGCCAACATGAGTCATGAAATACGCACACCGATGAACGCCGTGTTGGGTATGTTGCAGTTGGTGCAGAACACCGAACTGAATGGTCGCCAACTCGATTATGTGACCAAGGCGCAGACCGCTGCGAAATCACTGCTGGGTTTGCTCAATGACATTCTCGATTATTCCAAGATTGAGGCGGGCAAACTGCAACTCGATGTGCACCCGTTCGAGCTTGAACCGCTGATGCGTGACCTCGCCGTTGTGCTGACAGGTAACCAAGGCGAGAAGGAGGTTGAGGTCATGTTCGACCTGGACTCCAATTTACCCAACGACCTGATCGGCGATAGCCTGCGACTGCAACAGGTACTGATCAACCTGGCGGGTAATGCCCTCAAGTTCACCCTGGAAGGCCAGGTCGTGGTCAGCGTTGAACAACTGAAGCGCACGGAAAATGCTGTGAGCTTGCGCATCGCCGTTTCTGATACCGGCATCGGTATTAGCCCGGAACAACTTCAGCGCATTTTTGAAGGCTTCACTCAGGCCGAGGCTTCAACTTCCCGGCGCTTTGGTGGCACAGGTCTGGGCCTGGTGATCTGCAAACGGTTGGTCACTTTGATGGGTGGTGAACTTCAGGTGGAGAGCCAGCAAGGTGTCGGGAGTCGTTTCTGGTTCGATATCACTCTGGATGTAGCGCCAACGTCACTGCTGAAATCCGCCTTTGCTGGAGTCGATGTGTCCTTACGGATTCTGGTCGTCGACGACAACGCCATGGCGGGTGAACTGCTGTTGCGCACCGTGCATGCATTGGGATGGAAGGCTGACCGCGTAAGTGGTGGCACGCAAGCGGTGGAATGGGTGAAGAAAGCCCAGGCGCTAGGTGAAGCCTACGACGTGGTGCTGATGGACTGGCGGATGTCCGATATGGATGGGCTGAGCGCTGCGCAATTGATCCATCAGCAGGGTAACGGTGCGCCACCTCCGATGATCATTATGATCACTGCTTACGGCCGCGAAGTATTGGCAGACGCGCACCAGGCGGGAGACGCCCCCTTCGTGGGTTTTCTCACCAAACCGGTCACTCCAAAGCAGCTAGCCGACGCTGTTCAGCGAGCACTTAACGGCAAAGACCAGCTCCATTCCCCCCTTTCCCTGTCAACGGTTGACAGGCCGCAGCGTCTGGCCGGGCTGCGACTATTGGTGGTGGAAGACAACATGCTCAATCGCCAGGTCGCCGATGAGTTACTGACAAGGGAAGGTGCTCAGGTGACGCTGGCCGAAGGCGGGCTGGAAGGTGTGAGCAAGGTGATGAATGAGCATGTGCCCTTTGACGTCGTATTGATGGATATCCAGATGCCCGATATTGATGGCTTGGAGGCGACTCGTCGCATTCGATCGAATCCGCGCTTTGCAGCGTTGCCGATAGTAGCGATGACCGCAAATGCCTCCAATATCGACCGTGACGCATGTCTTGTTGCGGGGATGAATGATCATGTTGGCAAACCTATAGACCTGGAACAACTCGTCGCAACTCTGCTCTCTCAATCGAGCCGTAAAGATAGCCAGGCATCTTTAACCTTGGGGCAAGTCAATACGGGAGAAGGCGTTATAGAGTCTCGCACATCAACTATTGAGCGCTTTGGTGGTGACCTCGACTTGATCCGCAAGGTGCTATGCACCTTTGGCCCCGAGATGGAAAAACAGCTTGTCCGATTGAGGGATCAGATCCAGCGGCAAGATGTATCGGGGGCCGCCTTTGTTCTCCATACCATTAAAGGTAGCAGCGGCACCATGGGGGCCAAGGCGGTGTCGCTGCTGGCCGGTAACCTGGAGCAGACACTAATACACGGAAATGCAGAGTCTGTAGCGAGCATCTTTTTAGACCCAACATGGTTTGACGAATTGAGCAGGTTACTGCAACAGAGCCTTGAGCAAATGGATGTCGATTTTGCTCAGGGGCCGCGTGCAAAAAGCAGTGCTGACGAAGATTCTGTGGCGCCGGTGCAATGGAGAGAGTCCCTAGAGCAGATTCTGCTATTGCTGGAGACGGGTAACCTTCGGGCCATAGAACTGGCAGACGCATTGGCCTCAAAAATGCCGCCGTCCCTGCGGCCACAGTTCGACGAACTTGTTGTCAGGGTGCAATCGCTAGACTTTTCCGCTGCGATGCCGATTGGTCGTGACCTGTTGAGATCTGCCTGA
- a CDS encoding LysR substrate-binding domain-containing protein has product MIKELKTLIAVAREGTFAAAGNKIGLTQAAVSAQIQRLEAELGFEIFDRRGRSAHLNKMGHQILLQAQELLRLYDNLGSTTLGKPPSVLVNIGAIASVQRSYLPDALAKFHRQCPQCRTRVIPGLSMELVNLVDAGEIDMAVIIRPPFSLQSDLRWTTLALEPYRLIVPRDLEGEDWSELLSSQPFIRYDRSSFGGRQVDRFLRQMHFTLREVCELDELEAIIKLVENGVGIALVPQTNTHQEWPAGVRALDLGQHTFHRDIGLVHRSRQSFTEPVRILAQLISDQVIAVSE; this is encoded by the coding sequence ATGATCAAAGAACTGAAGACACTCATTGCGGTGGCGCGGGAAGGCACATTCGCCGCTGCCGGCAACAAGATCGGCCTGACTCAGGCCGCCGTGAGCGCGCAAATCCAGCGCCTTGAAGCCGAACTTGGGTTCGAAATTTTCGACAGGAGAGGACGCTCGGCCCATCTCAACAAAATGGGCCACCAGATACTTTTGCAGGCGCAAGAGCTGCTGAGGCTTTACGACAATTTGGGCTCTACAACGCTGGGCAAGCCTCCCAGCGTGCTGGTCAACATCGGCGCGATCGCATCCGTGCAGCGCTCCTATTTGCCAGATGCGCTAGCAAAGTTTCACCGACAGTGTCCGCAGTGCCGCACACGTGTCATCCCGGGCCTTTCAATGGAGCTGGTGAACCTCGTCGACGCCGGCGAGATCGACATGGCCGTGATCATTCGCCCGCCCTTCTCCCTTCAAAGTGACCTGCGCTGGACGACGTTGGCGCTAGAGCCCTACCGACTGATCGTGCCACGTGACCTAGAGGGAGAAGACTGGTCGGAACTGCTGTCCAGCCAGCCCTTTATTCGCTATGACCGATCATCCTTCGGCGGCAGACAGGTCGATCGTTTCCTGCGGCAGATGCATTTCACCTTGCGGGAGGTTTGCGAACTGGATGAACTGGAGGCCATCATCAAGCTGGTTGAAAATGGTGTAGGCATAGCGTTGGTGCCGCAGACGAACACCCATCAAGAATGGCCAGCTGGTGTACGAGCTCTCGATCTGGGACAGCATACCTTTCACCGTGATATCGGGCTGGTGCATCGGTCTCGACAGAGTTTTACGGAGCCTGTGCGAATTCTGGCCCAGCTTATAAGTGATCAGGTAATAGCCGTTTCTGAATAA